From Mesobacillus boroniphilus, the proteins below share one genomic window:
- a CDS encoding aminoglycoside 6-adenylyltransferase: protein MMNYKDLITRFTNWAKVQETIQAAIVIGSRARTEVPADEWSDLDIILLTDTPEQFIDSEDWLENIHSYSISFLEKTAVGDGIERRVMFNPHLDVDFVILTPEYFSGMLQIKEVQQVFQKGYKVLFDKTDVTNGIIVPEDSAPVQLLPTQTQFDNLVQDFWYHVVWVSKKMLRGEIWVAKECLDSNLKNLVRVMAEWHAVSVLGNSPWHNGRFIENWADARLVSCFSKMFAIYDRNSMFLAMKETMSIFRLLAVEVGESLNYPYPHQADQAAERFLHTYQESIGSVK, encoded by the coding sequence ATGATGAACTATAAAGACCTCATTACCCGATTTACAAACTGGGCAAAAGTACAAGAGACTATTCAAGCCGCAATCGTCATTGGCTCGAGAGCCAGAACTGAAGTCCCGGCAGATGAATGGTCAGATCTTGATATTATTTTACTGACGGACACACCCGAACAATTCATCGATTCGGAGGACTGGCTGGAAAACATCCACTCTTATTCCATCAGCTTTTTAGAAAAAACGGCGGTAGGCGATGGGATTGAACGCCGTGTCATGTTCAACCCCCATCTTGATGTCGACTTTGTCATCCTCACACCTGAATACTTTTCCGGAATGCTTCAAATAAAGGAAGTCCAGCAGGTTTTTCAGAAAGGATACAAAGTGTTATTCGATAAAACAGACGTTACAAACGGCATTATAGTTCCCGAAGATTCTGCGCCGGTTCAATTGCTGCCTACACAGACTCAATTTGATAATCTTGTTCAAGACTTCTGGTATCATGTTGTGTGGGTCAGCAAGAAAATGCTGCGGGGCGAAATTTGGGTGGCAAAGGAATGCCTTGACAGCAACTTAAAGAATCTTGTTCGTGTGATGGCTGAGTGGCATGCAGTCTCCGTTCTGGGCAATTCCCCCTGGCATAATGGGCGTTTTATTGAAAATTGGGCTGATGCGAGGCTAGTAAGCTGTTTTTCTAAGATGTTCGCAATCTATGACCGCAACAGTATGTTCCTTGCCATGAAAGAAACAATGAGTATTTTTAGGCTGCTCGCTGTCGAAGTTGGCGAGAGTCTTAACTATCCTTATCCTCACCAGGCTGATCAGGCGGCAGAAAGATTTTTACATACTTATCAAGAATCGATCGGCTCGGTAAAATAA
- a CDS encoding diacylglycerol kinase — MKRARIIYNPTSGREIFKKHLAEVLVKLENAGYETSCHATTGEGDATQAARIAVERRYDLVIAAGGDGTINEVVNGIAEQEYRPKIGVIPVGTTNDFARALHIPRDIDAAVDIIVKGETIPVDVGRINDRYFINIAGGGRMTELTYEVPSKLKTMLGQLAYYLKGIEMLPSIRASEVAIEYDGKLYEGEVMMFLVGLTNSVGGFERLAPNSSINDGMFSLLILKKTNLADFIRIASLAVRGEHINDPGVIYTQANRIKVQSKETVQLNLDGEYGGNLPAEFENLFRHIEVYVPLDEIRPEDRPENLELNFKAE; from the coding sequence ATGAAAAGAGCAAGAATTATTTATAATCCGACTTCGGGTCGTGAAATTTTTAAGAAGCATCTTGCGGAGGTCTTGGTGAAGCTGGAGAATGCCGGCTATGAGACATCATGCCATGCAACGACAGGTGAGGGGGACGCGACGCAGGCTGCGAGGATTGCAGTTGAACGACGCTATGACCTGGTGATTGCGGCTGGCGGAGATGGCACGATCAATGAAGTGGTCAATGGAATCGCTGAACAGGAATACCGCCCGAAAATTGGCGTCATTCCGGTCGGCACAACAAATGACTTTGCGCGCGCGCTCCATATCCCGAGGGATATCGATGCTGCGGTCGACATCATTGTAAAAGGCGAAACGATTCCGGTCGATGTAGGCCGGATCAACGATAGATATTTCATAAATATTGCTGGCGGCGGCAGGATGACGGAGCTGACATATGAAGTGCCGAGCAAGCTCAAGACAATGCTTGGACAGCTCGCTTATTATCTAAAAGGAATTGAGATGCTGCCGTCCATTCGTGCTTCTGAAGTAGCAATTGAGTATGATGGCAAGCTGTACGAAGGTGAGGTCATGATGTTCCTCGTCGGGCTGACAAATTCCGTCGGCGGCTTCGAACGCTTGGCACCGAACTCATCAATTAATGATGGAATGTTTTCTTTATTGATTTTGAAAAAGACGAACCTGGCTGATTTTATCAGGATCGCCTCACTCGCTGTCCGCGGTGAGCATATCAATGACCCGGGCGTAATTTACACACAGGCAAACCGCATCAAGGTGCAATCCAAGGAAACTGTTCAATTGAACCTCGACGGCGAATACGGCGGCAACCTGCCAGCTGAATTCGAAAACCTGTTCAGGCACATCGAAGTCTACGTGCCACTCGACGAAATCCGCCCTGAAGACCGTCCGGAGAACCTGGAATTGAACTTTAAAGCAGAATAA
- a CDS encoding cysteine hydrolase family protein codes for MGNRALINIDYTYDFVADDGQLTCGEPGQAIEEKLVSITKDFIKNGDYVVFAIDVHDEGDEFHPETKLYPPHNIRGTKGRDLYGSLQGVYEENKHLDNVHYIDKTRYSAFAGTDLEIKLRERGITEVHLVGVCTDICVLHTAVDAYNKGFKVIVYKDAVASFDQVGHDWSLRHFESSIGAEVK; via the coding sequence ATGGGGAACAGGGCGTTGATCAATATCGACTATACATATGATTTCGTGGCGGACGATGGTCAGCTGACTTGCGGCGAACCAGGCCAGGCGATCGAGGAGAAGCTAGTCAGCATCACCAAGGATTTTATCAAAAATGGTGACTACGTTGTATTCGCGATTGATGTCCATGACGAGGGCGATGAATTCCATCCGGAGACGAAGTTGTATCCGCCTCACAATATCCGCGGTACGAAAGGGAGGGATTTGTACGGCAGCCTGCAGGGTGTTTATGAAGAAAATAAGCATCTTGACAACGTGCATTATATCGACAAAACGAGGTATTCTGCTTTTGCCGGGACGGATCTTGAGATAAAACTGCGTGAGAGAGGTATTACTGAAGTGCATCTTGTCGGTGTGTGTACGGATATTTGCGTCCTCCACACGGCAGTAGATGCTTATAATAAGGGATTTAAGGTTATTGTGTATAAAGATGCGGTTGCTTCCTTTGACCAGGTTGGCCATGATTGGTCGCTCCGCCATTTTGAGAGCTCGATCGGCGCTGAGGTAAAGTAG
- a CDS encoding nicotinate phosphoribosyltransferase — translation MSTKFTDDSLMLHTDLYQLNMMETYWRDGVHNRRAVFDLFFRKLPFGNGYAVFAGLEKIINYIENFGFTEGDIQYLREEGKFDEDFLAFLKDLKFTGSIRAMQEGEIVFANEPLVRVDAPLVEAQLIETALLNIVNYQTLIATKASRIKQVVKDEIAMEFGTRRAHELDAALWGTRAAYVGGFDSTSNVRAGKLFGIPIAGTHAHSMVQAYKDDYTAFKKYAETHKDCVFLVDTYDTLRSGVPNAIKVAKEFGDKINFIGIRLDSGDLAYLSKEARKMLDEAGFKDAKIVASSDLDEYTIMNLKAQGAKIDTWGVGTKLITAYEQAALGAVYKIVSVERGDGTMEDTIKISSNPEKVTTPGIKNVYRIINKANNRSEGDYITLEGENPQQEKRLKMFHPVHTFISKFVTNFDARDLHHDIFREGKLVYTQPSLDEVRRHSKYCLGVLWEEYTRMLNPEEYPVDLSQKCWDNKMRNIEEVKEKVMEMTGENM, via the coding sequence ATGAGTACTAAATTCACAGACGATAGCTTAATGCTACACACGGACTTATACCAATTAAATATGATGGAAACTTACTGGCGAGATGGCGTCCATAATCGCCGTGCGGTGTTTGATTTATTTTTCCGGAAGCTTCCTTTTGGCAATGGCTATGCCGTTTTTGCCGGCCTTGAAAAAATCATTAATTATATCGAAAACTTTGGTTTTACAGAGGGTGATATTCAGTACTTGCGAGAGGAAGGGAAGTTTGATGAGGATTTCCTTGCCTTTTTAAAAGATCTGAAGTTCACTGGCTCGATTCGTGCAATGCAGGAGGGTGAGATTGTTTTTGCCAATGAGCCGCTGGTTAGGGTCGACGCGCCACTTGTTGAAGCGCAATTGATTGAAACGGCGCTGCTCAATATCGTGAACTATCAGACTTTGATCGCGACAAAGGCTTCACGGATCAAACAGGTCGTAAAAGATGAAATCGCGATGGAATTCGGGACTCGCCGTGCTCATGAATTGGATGCGGCGCTTTGGGGCACTCGTGCTGCTTATGTTGGCGGCTTTGATTCGACAAGCAATGTTCGTGCGGGCAAGCTTTTCGGAATTCCGATTGCCGGTACTCATGCCCACTCGATGGTCCAGGCCTATAAGGATGACTACACCGCTTTTAAAAAATACGCCGAAACGCATAAGGACTGCGTCTTCCTCGTTGATACGTATGATACGCTGAGATCCGGAGTGCCAAACGCAATCAAAGTAGCAAAGGAATTCGGCGATAAGATAAATTTTATCGGCATCCGACTCGATAGCGGAGACCTCGCTTACCTTTCAAAGGAAGCTCGTAAAATGCTTGATGAAGCAGGATTTAAAGATGCGAAAATCGTAGCATCCAGCGACCTGGATGAGTATACAATCATGAACCTGAAAGCCCAGGGTGCGAAAATCGATACTTGGGGAGTTGGCACGAAGCTGATCACCGCTTACGAACAGGCAGCCCTTGGAGCGGTTTATAAAATCGTCTCAGTCGAGCGGGGGGACGGAACGATGGAGGACACAATCAAGATTTCCTCCAATCCGGAAAAAGTGACGACCCCTGGCATCAAAAATGTCTACCGGATCATCAACAAAGCCAATAATCGTTCCGAGGGGGACTACATCACGCTTGAGGGTGAAAATCCGCAGCAGGAAAAGCGCTTGAAAATGTTCCATCCGGTCCATACCTTCATCAGCAAATTTGTTACCAATTTTGACGCGCGGGATCTGCATCACGATATCTTCAGGGAAGGCAAGCTTGTGTACACTCAGCCGAGCCTGGATGAAGTCCGCAGACATTCAAAATACTGCCTCGGAGTGCTATGGGAAGAATATACGCGTATGCTCAATCCGGAAGAATACCCAGTCGACCTCAGCCAGAAGTGCTGGGACAACAAGATGCGCAATATAGAAGAAGTGAAAGAAAAGGTCATGGAGATGACTGGAGAAAATATGTAA
- a CDS encoding ATP-binding protein, with protein sequence MNDQECKVDYEQFIPRETGFIFKFEKKNNTFIHTFIEGKLIEKVGLCPELVVGKSLFEFLPADQALRKEAFYEKAWNGEHVNYEGSFGGVQYLAILNPIRHNGETVEVIGTTIDITKEKAREKQVQQMEKLSVVGELAAGIAHEIRNPLTSLKGFAKIVKESVSDQTLVPYLDIMLDEMNRINEIVNEFMFIAKPSENVYFQHTNFNNLLAECIHFMEPQANLKSIKIEFGSEDDIFLDCDRKQMKQVLINLLQNAIEATAESGHFIEVRLEEMGLESVMVTIVDKGCGISESRFKRLFEPFYSTKEKGTGLGLIICKRIIDLHRGHIDIESKLDEGTTIRISLPRLHSVDL encoded by the coding sequence GTGAATGACCAGGAGTGCAAGGTGGATTATGAACAATTCATTCCGAGAGAAACTGGCTTTATTTTCAAGTTTGAAAAAAAGAACAACACCTTCATCCATACATTTATTGAAGGCAAACTGATCGAAAAAGTGGGTCTTTGCCCTGAATTAGTAGTGGGAAAATCGTTGTTTGAGTTCCTTCCGGCGGATCAAGCTCTCCGCAAAGAGGCTTTTTATGAAAAGGCTTGGAATGGTGAGCATGTCAACTATGAAGGAAGTTTTGGCGGGGTTCAATACCTGGCCATCCTGAATCCTATTCGTCATAACGGAGAGACAGTGGAGGTTATTGGGACGACCATAGACATCACGAAGGAAAAAGCGAGAGAAAAACAGGTTCAGCAAATGGAGAAGCTTTCTGTAGTAGGAGAACTTGCCGCAGGCATCGCGCATGAAATCAGGAATCCGCTTACTTCGCTGAAGGGTTTTGCAAAAATCGTAAAAGAGAGCGTTTCGGATCAAACATTGGTGCCGTACCTGGACATCATGCTGGACGAAATGAACCGGATCAATGAAATCGTCAATGAGTTCATGTTCATTGCAAAACCAAGTGAAAATGTTTATTTTCAGCATACGAATTTTAATAACCTGTTGGCAGAATGTATTCACTTTATGGAACCGCAGGCCAACCTTAAGAGCATAAAGATTGAGTTCGGGTCCGAGGACGACATTTTTCTTGATTGCGACCGGAAACAAATGAAACAAGTGCTGATCAACTTGCTGCAAAACGCGATTGAAGCGACAGCAGAAAGCGGACATTTTATCGAAGTAAGACTGGAGGAAATGGGCCTGGAATCCGTTATGGTTACGATTGTCGATAAAGGCTGCGGAATATCGGAATCAAGATTTAAGCGTTTATTCGAACCTTTTTATTCAACAAAGGAAAAAGGGACCGGACTAGGGCTGATCATCTGCAAAAGGATTATTGACCTTCACCGGGGACATATAGATATTGAGAGCAAGCTTGACGAGGGCACAACGATCAGAATCAGTTTGCCAAGACTTCATAGTGTCGATTTGTAG